In the genome of Shewanella glacialimarina, one region contains:
- a CDS encoding TlpA family protein disulfide reductase, translated as MISKKKLVVVASIISASMLITESGVAYPGMQPSQKPVSQTSLDKIIILEQPFPIAQANFNQLNNDQIDFEVFKGKVILVNMWATWCPPCVRELPALDRLAKKIDQTQYMLLPISIDGDGQEIVQPFLESIGLPKFESYFDPKQNLREVFPLETIPATFILNPQGELVAYVRSYVDWDDENAITFLKQFYTTTEKVVD; from the coding sequence ATGATATCGAAAAAAAAACTTGTTGTTGTAGCCTCTATTATTAGCGCTAGCATGCTGATAACAGAAAGCGGTGTAGCCTACCCAGGTATGCAACCTAGTCAAAAACCAGTATCTCAAACCAGTTTGGATAAAATCATCATCCTGGAGCAACCTTTTCCCATCGCCCAAGCTAACTTCAACCAATTGAATAATGATCAAATAGATTTTGAAGTCTTCAAAGGTAAAGTCATCTTAGTGAATATGTGGGCGACATGGTGTCCCCCTTGTGTCAGAGAACTTCCAGCACTAGACAGGCTTGCCAAAAAAATAGATCAAACCCAATACATGTTGTTACCTATATCAATTGATGGCGATGGCCAAGAGATAGTTCAACCATTTTTGGAATCGATAGGTCTACCAAAATTCGAATCTTATTTTGATCCCAAGCAAAATCTTCGTGAAGTGTTCCCGTTAGAAACAATTCCGGCGACTTTTATATTAAATCCGCAAGGGGAGCTGGTAGCTTATGTACGTAGTTATGTTGATTGGGACGATGAGAACGCTATAACCTTCTTAAAGCAGTTTTATACCACAACAGAAAAAGTGGTTGATTAG
- the nrfF gene encoding heme lyase NrfEFG subunit NrfF: protein MKLVNLSFALVIGLLSSVVVHATPVDTYEFKTPSNQKRAISLAHELRCPQCQNQNLVDSNSPVAQDLRLEVYKMVDDGKSDEQIVEFMTSRYGDFVLYNPRLDPKTYVLWIGPFALLFIGFIVGAILIRRQRNVKYAHAEMSAEDKQQLDELLKRNK from the coding sequence ATGAAATTAGTTAATTTATCGTTCGCGTTAGTTATTGGTTTGTTATCTAGTGTAGTGGTCCATGCTACACCAGTAGATACCTATGAATTCAAAACACCCAGTAATCAAAAGCGTGCTATTTCACTCGCACATGAGTTGCGTTGCCCACAATGTCAAAACCAAAACTTAGTCGATTCTAATTCGCCAGTCGCGCAAGATTTGCGATTAGAAGTTTATAAGATGGTTGATGATGGTAAGTCAGATGAGCAAATTGTAGAGTTCATGACAAGTCGTTATGGTGACTTTGTACTTTATAATCCGCGACTTGATCCAAAAACATATGTTCTTTGGATTGGTCCTTTTGCGCTGCTATTTATAGGCTTCATTGTTGGCGCGATACTTATTCGCCGCCAGAGAAATGTAAAATATGCCCATGCCGAGATGTCAGCTGAAGATAAACAGCAGCTTGATGAATTACTAAAACGTAATAAATAA
- a CDS encoding DsbE family thiol:disulfide interchange protein: protein MKKLVLFIPLALFLVMGIFLYQGLFLNPQKLDSALEGKPVPAFQLERLETPGELLTEADLKGQVSLLNVWATWCPACKYEHPFLTMLSRRNIMPIYGINYRDERALAIKELQREGDPYTINFYDKDGRLGLDLGVYGAPETFIIDHNGIIRFRYAGPIDQNIWQDTLYPMVQQLQAEAKADGAA, encoded by the coding sequence ATGAAAAAGTTGGTGCTGTTTATACCTCTAGCCTTATTTTTGGTGATGGGAATATTCTTATATCAAGGTTTATTCCTTAATCCACAAAAGCTGGATTCAGCATTAGAAGGGAAGCCGGTACCGGCTTTCCAACTTGAGAGACTTGAAACCCCTGGTGAACTGTTGACTGAAGCTGATTTAAAAGGTCAAGTTTCATTATTAAACGTGTGGGCCACCTGGTGTCCTGCATGTAAATATGAACATCCTTTTTTAACTATGTTGTCTCGTCGTAATATTATGCCTATATATGGTATTAATTATCGCGACGAGCGAGCACTGGCAATAAAAGAGCTACAGCGCGAAGGGGACCCATATACAATCAACTTTTATGATAAAGATGGTCGTTTAGGTTTGGATCTCGGGGTATATGGTGCGCCAGAAACATTTATCATTGATCATAATGGCATTATACGATTTCGCTATGCAGGCCCAATTGATCAAAATATTTGGCAAGATACCTTATATCCAATGGTTCAGCAGCTACAAGCTGAAGCTAAAGCGGATGGAGCTGCGTAA
- a CDS encoding heme lyase CcmF/NrfE family subunit, whose protein sequence is MIPEIGHFSLIIGLAFAMLLASVPLIGAAKKDAYLVRYAWPLAYGMFFFILVSVVILGYSFAVDDFSVAYVAHHSNSQLPIFFKIAAVWGGHEGSLLFWVFSLSVWATAVAMFSKGLEEVFTARVLAVLAMIIVGFTLFMVLTSSPFERIFPIPMEGRDLNPMLQDVGLIFHPPMLYLGYVGFSVSFAFAIAALMSGSLDSAWARWSRPWTLAAWVFLTGGISLGSWWAYYELGWGGWWFWDPVENASFMPWLIGTALVHSLVVTEKRGAFRNWTVLLSIFAFSLSLLGTFIVRSGVLTSVHSFAADPSRGMFILLLLAIAVGGSLTLFAFRASEMSSPARFELKSKETMLLVCNVLLTVAAGTVLLGTLYPLLIDALGMGKISVGPPYFNAVFVPIVLVLFGFMGIGPIIRWKKSKQGEIKRQLLVPAMVAAVIGLSVPFLMGGEFNIWVVLGITAATWVTLSTFRAAYNMVKGTDGSISLTRIGRSQLGMIMAHLGIAVSIVGATMVSNYSIEKSVRMGPGISQELAGYTFKYLETKNVVGPNYTAQQGQIEIYQDDQYITLLKPDRRQYNVRTMDMTEAGIDWGLFRDLYVTMGDPISATEFAVRLNYKPFVRWLWFGSIFMMIGGFLAASDKRYRVKSTAAEVNDKAKEKLATA, encoded by the coding sequence ATGATTCCAGAAATTGGACATTTTTCACTGATAATAGGTTTGGCATTTGCCATGTTATTAGCCAGTGTTCCATTAATAGGTGCTGCCAAGAAAGATGCATATTTAGTGAGATATGCCTGGCCTCTTGCATACGGTATGTTTTTCTTTATTCTAGTTTCAGTAGTTATATTGGGCTACAGCTTTGCGGTTGATGACTTCTCAGTCGCCTATGTTGCACATCATTCAAATTCACAATTACCCATCTTCTTTAAAATTGCTGCAGTATGGGGCGGTCATGAAGGTTCATTATTATTCTGGGTATTCTCATTGTCAGTTTGGGCGACAGCTGTAGCCATGTTCAGTAAAGGCTTAGAAGAAGTCTTTACTGCGAGGGTATTAGCAGTACTAGCAATGATTATTGTTGGTTTTACCTTATTTATGGTTCTAACCTCCAGTCCATTTGAACGTATATTTCCAATACCAATGGAAGGGCGCGACTTAAATCCAATGTTGCAAGATGTGGGACTAATCTTCCACCCACCAATGTTGTATCTTGGTTATGTAGGTTTCTCGGTAAGCTTTGCCTTCGCTATTGCTGCACTAATGAGTGGTAGTTTAGATTCAGCCTGGGCTCGTTGGTCTCGTCCTTGGACGTTGGCTGCTTGGGTATTCTTAACTGGCGGTATCTCACTAGGCTCTTGGTGGGCATACTATGAATTAGGCTGGGGTGGTTGGTGGTTCTGGGATCCAGTTGAAAATGCTTCCTTTATGCCTTGGCTAATAGGTACAGCATTGGTTCACTCTTTAGTGGTAACTGAAAAGCGTGGTGCATTCCGTAATTGGACTGTTTTGCTATCAATCTTTGCTTTCTCATTAAGCTTACTGGGCACCTTTATTGTGCGTTCCGGCGTACTCACATCGGTGCATTCATTTGCAGCAGATCCAAGCCGTGGTATGTTTATTCTGCTTCTACTGGCAATTGCCGTTGGTGGCTCTTTAACTCTGTTTGCTTTCCGTGCCAGCGAAATGAGCAGTCCTGCTCGATTTGAACTCAAGTCTAAAGAAACCATGTTGTTGGTTTGTAACGTACTATTAACCGTAGCTGCAGGTACCGTTCTACTTGGAACCTTATATCCGTTGCTTATAGATGCGCTTGGTATGGGTAAAATTTCTGTAGGACCTCCATATTTCAACGCGGTATTCGTTCCAATCGTGTTAGTACTGTTTGGCTTTATGGGTATTGGTCCAATCATTCGCTGGAAGAAATCAAAGCAAGGCGAGATCAAGCGTCAATTGCTTGTGCCTGCAATGGTTGCAGCAGTGATCGGTTTGTCTGTACCTTTCCTCATGGGCGGCGAATTCAATATATGGGTTGTACTTGGCATTACTGCGGCAACATGGGTGACATTATCGACATTCCGCGCTGCATACAATATGGTTAAAGGAACAGATGGCAGCATCAGTTTAACCCGTATTGGGCGTAGCCAACTTGGAATGATCATGGCCCACTTAGGTATTGCCGTCTCAATTGTTGGTGCTACTATGGTATCGAACTACTCAATAGAGAAAAGTGTTCGCATGGGGCCAGGAATCAGTCAAGAGTTAGCGGGTTACACATTCAAGTATCTTGAAACTAAGAATGTCGTTGGTCCAAACTACACAGCACAACAAGGTCAAATAGAAATCTATCAAGATGATCAATACATTACCTTATTAAAACCGGATCGTCGTCAATACAATGTTCGTACAATGGACATGACAGAAGCCGGTATCGATTGGGGTTTATTCCGTGACTTATATGTCACCATGGGTGACCCAATCAGTGCGACCGAGTTTGCTGTACGTCTAAACTACAAACCTTTTGTACGTTGGTTATGGTTCGGATCAATCTTTATGATGATTGGTGGTTTCCTTGCTGCATCAGATAAGCGTTATCGCGTAAAGAGCACGGCTGCCGAAGTGAACGACAAAGCAAAAGAAAAGTTAGCGACAGCTTAA
- the ccmI gene encoding c-type cytochrome biogenesis protein CcmI, with translation MTTFWILIALVLIIGLMMIWVPHFRQTKLLQAEESGVRKQTNLELFNERLGILEKELQNDLHDQNEFDALKQELEISLLQDMKHKGDDSLAAAKPKGILWPSLMTIVVLGLTGYFYQQLGAYNELANPPQANNPHQGMSNEQIMAQRVQMMEADVQQAPENSQAWFSLGHAYISANQYNKAVAAFDKVMELVGTHAELLGPKATAMYYQAGQKLTPDIQAIIEQSLALDAQDPSTLLLVGMDAFFNAQYQDAINAWQAILDSDRSDVDRTALMNAIQSAKMSMQSDTGAMPNDDAHSAVKNSATEAGTTIAKTVSVMVEVAPELASKVGPNDQVFIFARATQGPKVPLAATKVNASDLPLTITLDDSTSMGGDVKLSGASEVEIIAVLSKHGSVKPQAGDMKGIVDAVKVGGKTTLVLNTIVQ, from the coding sequence ATGACCACATTTTGGATTCTTATCGCGCTTGTCCTTATTATCGGTTTAATGATGATTTGGGTACCTCATTTTCGTCAGACAAAGTTACTTCAAGCTGAAGAGTCTGGCGTCCGTAAACAAACTAACCTTGAACTTTTTAATGAACGTTTAGGCATTCTTGAGAAAGAATTACAAAACGATTTACATGATCAGAATGAATTTGACGCATTAAAGCAGGAACTAGAAATTAGTTTATTGCAGGATATGAAGCATAAGGGTGATGACTCACTTGCTGCTGCAAAACCAAAAGGTATTTTATGGCCCTCTTTGATGACCATAGTAGTGTTGGGACTAACAGGTTACTTCTATCAGCAGCTTGGTGCGTATAATGAACTGGCAAATCCGCCACAAGCTAATAATCCGCATCAAGGCATGAGTAATGAACAAATTATGGCTCAGCGTGTGCAGATGATGGAGGCAGATGTTCAACAAGCTCCTGAAAACAGCCAAGCATGGTTTAGCCTAGGTCATGCTTATATTTCAGCAAACCAATATAATAAAGCTGTTGCTGCATTCGATAAAGTCATGGAATTAGTCGGAACCCACGCTGAATTACTAGGCCCTAAAGCAACGGCGATGTATTACCAGGCAGGTCAGAAGCTCACGCCAGATATTCAGGCTATTATTGAGCAGTCATTAGCTTTGGATGCACAAGATCCATCTACATTATTACTTGTCGGAATGGACGCCTTTTTTAATGCTCAATATCAAGATGCAATTAATGCATGGCAAGCTATTTTAGATAGTGACCGTAGTGATGTTGACCGCACAGCATTAATGAATGCTATTCAGTCTGCTAAAATGAGTATGCAATCAGATACGGGAGCCATGCCAAATGATGATGCCCACAGTGCTGTTAAAAATAGCGCCACTGAAGCAGGTACAACAATTGCAAAAACTGTCAGTGTTATGGTCGAAGTTGCACCGGAATTAGCATCTAAGGTTGGGCCAAATGATCAAGTATTTATTTTTGCTCGCGCAACTCAAGGACCAAAAGTGCCTTTAGCGGCGACTAAAGTCAATGCTAGCGATTTACCACTGACCATTACCTTAGATGATAGTACTTCTATGGGAGGCGATGTAAAATTAAGTGGTGCTAGCGAGGTTGAGATTATTGCCGTGCTATCTAAACATGGCAGCGTCAAACCACAAGCGGGTGACATGAAAGGTATTGTGGATGCTGTTAAGGTTGGCGGTAAAACCACGCTGGTATTGAACACAATAGTTCAATAA
- a CDS encoding c-type cytochrome: protein MKKLLAMTAVAALTLSANVFAQEGEAVYNKACQVCHSMGVAGAPKSHDVAAWEPRLAKGVDALVNSVKTGLNAMPPGGMCTDCSDEDYKNAIEFMSK from the coding sequence ATGAAAAAATTGTTAGCAATGACTGCAGTAGCTGCCTTAACTTTGTCTGCGAATGTATTTGCTCAAGAAGGTGAAGCTGTATATAACAAGGCATGTCAAGTATGTCACAGCATGGGTGTGGCCGGTGCGCCTAAATCTCACGATGTTGCTGCTTGGGAACCTCGTTTAGCTAAAGGTGTTGATGCGCTAGTAAACTCTGTTAAGACAGGTTTAAATGCAATGCCACCAGGTGGTATGTGTACTGACTGTTCTGACGAAGATTACAAGAACGCTATTGAGTTCATGTCTAAGTAA
- the ccmA gene encoding cytochrome c biogenesis heme-transporting ATPase CcmA encodes MTKITSSTPLISANNLTCIREERLLFDELSFDIMSGDIVQIEGPNGSGKTSLLRILAGLSRPYSGDVLYLKHNIIRSRDEFNENLLYLGHLAGVKSELTAEENLNFNLRISGYDDYRTSDILAKVNLSGFEEALAGHLSAGQHRRTALARLWHTNCKIWILDEPFTAIDKKGVEELEQLFLEHANSGGCVIITTHQDMSLIAEPNLRKITLDYRFV; translated from the coding sequence GTGACAAAAATAACATCATCCACTCCCTTGATCAGTGCAAACAACCTAACATGCATTCGCGAAGAGCGTTTATTATTTGACGAGCTTAGCTTTGATATCATGTCTGGGGATATCGTTCAAATTGAAGGTCCAAATGGCTCCGGAAAAACAAGCTTATTGCGTATTTTAGCAGGCTTATCCCGTCCTTATTCAGGGGATGTACTGTACTTAAAACACAACATCATTCGATCGCGTGATGAGTTTAATGAAAATTTACTTTATTTAGGGCACCTAGCCGGCGTTAAAAGTGAATTAACCGCAGAAGAAAATCTTAACTTCAATTTAAGAATCAGTGGTTATGATGACTATAGAACGTCTGACATTTTAGCCAAAGTAAACTTAAGCGGGTTTGAAGAAGCATTAGCAGGACATCTATCTGCAGGGCAACACCGTAGAACAGCGTTAGCAAGGTTATGGCATACCAATTGTAAAATATGGATATTAGATGAGCCTTTTACCGCTATCGATAAAAAAGGTGTTGAAGAGCTAGAGCAACTCTTTTTAGAGCATGCTAATAGCGGTGGATGTGTAATTATCACAACTCATCAAGATATGAGTTTAATTGCTGAGCCTAATCTTCGTAAAATCACTCTCGATTATCGTTTTGTATAA
- the ccmB gene encoding heme exporter protein CcmB: MNRGISYSSAFVTLLKRDLKIAVRHRGDIFNPLLFFIMVVTLFPLGIGPEPQVLTRVAPGIIWVAALLASMLSLERLFKADYSDGSLEQMLLSPQPLAIMVLAKVLAHWILTGVPLILVSPLLAVLLHLEGNSYVALMATLALGTPVLSLLGAIGVALTVGLSKGGVLLTLLILPLYIPVLIFATSAIDAAGMNLPYDGQLAIIAAMLVGSLIMAPFAIGASLRVSTN; this comes from the coding sequence ATGAACAGAGGTATTAGCTACAGCAGCGCGTTTGTGACCTTGTTAAAACGTGATTTGAAAATTGCGGTTAGACATCGTGGTGACATATTTAACCCACTGTTATTTTTTATTATGGTGGTAACTCTATTCCCACTAGGAATTGGACCAGAACCCCAAGTACTAACACGTGTAGCTCCAGGCATAATATGGGTAGCAGCTCTACTGGCATCAATGCTGTCACTGGAAAGGCTCTTTAAAGCGGATTACAGCGACGGTAGCTTAGAGCAAATGTTACTTAGTCCTCAGCCGCTAGCGATTATGGTATTGGCTAAGGTCTTAGCTCATTGGATTTTAACGGGTGTGCCATTAATACTCGTGTCACCATTGTTGGCGGTATTGCTTCATTTAGAAGGTAATAGTTATGTTGCTTTAATGGCTACCTTAGCGTTGGGAACACCGGTTCTGTCACTATTAGGCGCAATTGGTGTGGCTCTTACTGTTGGGCTCAGTAAAGGTGGTGTATTACTAACCCTATTAATATTGCCTTTATATATACCAGTGTTGATTTTTGCTACAAGTGCTATCGATGCTGCAGGGATGAATTTACCTTATGATGGTCAGCTAGCAATTATTGCCGCTATGCTGGTTGGTTCGTTAATCATGGCACCATTCGCAATTGGCGCCTCCTTACGTGTGAGTACAAATTAA